A window of Kyrpidia spormannii genomic DNA:
CCGCCCCTGCGATACCTCTCGTCCTCTTGACCCCAAACCTCACCGCAATAATGGGAGGCCAACCCTTTTAAGGCCGTGGCGGGAACGTAGGGGATGCCGTAGGTATGGTGTAAAGTCAATCCCGTCTCCAGAGGCGAAGCAGAACCAAGACCCACCACCAAACGTCCTTCTACCTCCATCTCCCGGGTCACACAGGACTGTAGCTGAGACACGTAGCGCTGATACACTTGTTCATACCAAGGAAGGATTCCGCCCACCGATTGTTCAGCTATATCTAAAATCTTTTCCTTTCCATGCAGACCGACAGGCGTATTCCCTTTGCGGTGGTCTGGCTCATCCGCCTTCTCCGCCTGGCTTTCCAGGAAACGTTGGAGAATCAGACCCGAGTGGGTGGAAACCTGCGGGGAAAGGCGATTCAATGCAGACTTCTGCACATTTCGACAAGCTTGTTTCACGACCCTCAGTCCTCTCCCGGTTGAACCTTTAGAATCGCTTCCGCGTATCGTTTATACCAAGTGGCTGCCTGCATGACCCGTTGGGTCAACCGTATATATTGCACCAAATCGGCTTCGCGAGCCACGGTCCATGAGTGGTCAACCCCCACGGTATCGGCTAAATCATTGAGGAACTGTATAAAATGTTCCCTTCCCGGCGCCGACCCCTTGGCCTGACAAAAAGCAACCGCTTGACACAACCCGGACGCATGCAACAACGCCGGGAAATTTACGCAAATGCGGCCGTAATCTTTTTGCTCCTCCCGACTTCGCTTTTCGACACGGTCGATCTTTTCGTACACATCCCGCGCCCACTGCTGCTGTCTCGTTTGCATGGCCATCACCCCTTCTTCTCCCCGGGTGTGAACAGGCAGCGGATCTGCCCTTTGCCGACGCTGGCATGACCGCCGATCTGTAAATTCACTTTTGACGGACAAAAATTTGTGATCAACTCTTGCGGCGTGACGTCCTTTCCGTACACCTGATCGCACCACACCACACCGGCCAGTACCGCTTCGGCCGGGAGATTTTCCTCGTACCAGAGGGCTCCCTTCTCCACGATTTTCGTATCGTCATTGATCCTGATCCTAGCCTGTACTTCGGTGGCCGTTTCACAGAGATAATTGAAGACATTGTCTGAAACCATGGCAAACCGTTCGAGAAAAAAGGGCCGCCAGGGGTCATTTTCAGGGAAAAGAGCCTCCGCGAAAAAGTCAGCCCACTGTTTAACCGTCGGGTCCGTCTTGGCAGTGAAATCGAGATCTTCCAGGAATACGCTCTGGTCCATAGCTAAGCTGCTGAGCTCTGAAAGATAAATCTCACCCTCGGCTATAGTAGCCCCTACGCTTCCCATGTCCGCGGGCATTCCTGAGCCGTACACCATCTCCAAGTCCCGCCGCAGGCGCATCAAGACAAAAGGAGAGGTAACATAGGCGAAGGTCCCGTACAAGCTGCGTACGGGCAGCATCACCAGATGGGCATCGGTGAACACGAGTGACCCCGCCTGCTCATCCCCCACTCCTCCCTGTCCAAAGGCCAGTGTAAACCCTTTCAAATCTGTTCCTTGAAAATAGTCCCGCAAGACCCCCTTCACGGCGCTTCCCGGAACGACCGGCCAATGGGTGACCTTTTCCCGCATAATCGGCAGATCAATAAACCCCACGCCCTGTCCCGCCCCGACATGGAGGGGAGTGACGGCGTGCAACCAAAACATCCGGTTATGGCCCCGCATGTTGACGTATCTCCTTTCTTCGCTCATCGCTGCCAACGGCCCCAAAGAGCGTTTGCAAAACCGTCTCGCCGATCTTGTTCCTCGTCCGCCACCGATCGAAGCCACGCATCCTTTATGTAAGCACCGGGGTTTCCCGCCAACACTTCGAAAAAGTAGACGCTCCCGGCCGGGACGATCCGGCGAATCGGTTTCGGGCCATAGTGGCCCTTCTCTATGCTCCAGCCGGAGAGCGGCTTCCACCGGCCTACACAGGCACTCCGCAATTGCAGCCGCAACCCGTTCATGCCGGGCGGCGTGCCTTGTAACGTGTCCGGGTCAATCCAGCCCGGCAACCAACCGTACCGAAACAGACCCGGAGTGGCCAAAACCATTCGCACCCCATCGGCACCGTCCAGGGCGATCGACAATTCATCATCGGGAAACCACGGAAGGGGGGACGTTGTCTGTAAAAAGGAAAGCCGCCTCTCCCCGCCCAGGGGCGCCAACACGGCCCCCTCACTGGGCCACGAGGACTCCTCCAGCCCCTCCACCCACGTGACGATCCCCACGCCGTGGGGGAACGCCAGTCCCGATGTGGAAAACAGTTGTTCATCCCCGGCACGTCCAGTCAACGGGTCGATGTGAACGTGCACGCGCACATCTCGCTTTAACGGATAAAGGTACTCGGGCGGTGATAGCTGGAAATCGGTGATGTTGCTTGTACCCTCCTCAGCCGGTATGGCTAAATTGCTGCGGTGATCGTCCATCAACCACGCCATCATGCGCTCTCGGGACCAAAAGGCCGGACCTTTGGCCGGTTTGAGGTCTTCCGTAACGACAACAGGAAGTAGAGCGGGATGGGGCAGGTCACACCCCTCCCCTTCTCCCATTTCGTGGGGGCGAAGGGCGATTCCTCGCAAAGAATGCGAATCATCGTCCCGAAAAAGAACGACATCGAGCGGCGCAGGAAAATAGAGTTTCTCGCCGACACATGGATAAGGGCCGCCGATGGTCAAACTCTTCAGCCACTGAACTCGCGTTGGTGTAAAGGGTTCTATCCCTGGGCTGTCCACTACATGTTTCCCCACCCAGGTTCGCAGAAAGCCGGCGAGGACAGAAGGGTATGGCCAGTCTAAACAGACCATTCTGTTGCCGCCTTCCGGACCAAAAGGGCGAGCATCCCTCACCACGAGCGGATCCCGGGGCCAGATCTGCACATGAATCATGTTGACAACGTCTCCTTTCCCGTTCGTCCCGACTGGCGCCAACTCCGGGCCACGTGGTAGGCCAGCAGTAACGACGTGGACAAACGGTACACGTCCCCCAAGGTCTGCACCTCCGTAGACAACTGGTCTATCAGGGGTCCTTCCAACACTTTACCGGATCGCGTTCTTTTTCTTTCAAATAAGCGCCGGATATCCGCCTGGAGCAGCTTCCCAGGCGGCCAGGAACTCTCCTCCTGACCGGGATCATTGACCCCCTTTCCGCCATAAGCGATCGCCAATTGAAGAAGATCATAGGGCACCTTGTGCGGGATTTTTCCAGAGAGAAACCCTTTCACCTTTTCTTCGATCTTTTTATCGGGATTTTGATCCCACCTCTCGC
This region includes:
- the cmr6 gene encoding type III-B CRISPR module RAMP protein Cmr6, producing the protein MKQACRNVQKSALNRLSPQVSTHSGLILQRFLESQAEKADEPDHRKGNTPVGLHGKEKILDIAEQSVGGILPWYEQVYQRYVSQLQSCVTREMEVEGRLVVGLGSASPLETGLTLHHTYGIPYVPATALKGLASHYCGEVWGQEDERYRRGGEYHRFLFGTLEESGHIRFFDAWITPETLRGSLVRDVMTVHHPDYYQGDRPPTDFDDPNPIPFLSCKGHFLLALSSERTSYSDKWTSLTMELLNRALQQWGVGGKTNAGYGRMKAVVEKRERGEKR
- a CDS encoding type III-B CRISPR module-associated protein Cmr5, whose amino-acid sequence is MQTRQQQWARDVYEKIDRVEKRSREEQKDYGRICVNFPALLHASGLCQAVAFCQAKGSAPGREHFIQFLNDLADTVGVDHSWTVAREADLVQYIRLTQRVMQAATWYKRYAEAILKVQPGED
- the cmr4 gene encoding type III-B CRISPR module RAMP protein Cmr4, encoding MRGHNRMFWLHAVTPLHVGAGQGVGFIDLPIMREKVTHWPVVPGSAVKGVLRDYFQGTDLKGFTLAFGQGGVGDEQAGSLVFTDAHLVMLPVRSLYGTFAYVTSPFVLMRLRRDLEMVYGSGMPADMGSVGATIAEGEIYLSELSSLAMDQSVFLEDLDFTAKTDPTVKQWADFFAEALFPENDPWRPFFLERFAMVSDNVFNYLCETATEVQARIRINDDTKIVEKGALWYEENLPAEAVLAGVVWCDQVYGKDVTPQELITNFCPSKVNLQIGGHASVGKGQIRCLFTPGEKKG
- a CDS encoding type III-B CRISPR module-associated Cmr3 family protein — its product is MIHVQIWPRDPLVVRDARPFGPEGGNRMVCLDWPYPSVLAGFLRTWVGKHVVDSPGIEPFTPTRVQWLKSLTIGGPYPCVGEKLYFPAPLDVVLFRDDDSHSLRGIALRPHEMGEGEGCDLPHPALLPVVVTEDLKPAKGPAFWSRERMMAWLMDDHRSNLAIPAEEGTSNITDFQLSPPEYLYPLKRDVRVHVHIDPLTGRAGDEQLFSTSGLAFPHGVGIVTWVEGLEESSWPSEGAVLAPLGGERRLSFLQTTSPLPWFPDDELSIALDGADGVRMVLATPGLFRYGWLPGWIDPDTLQGTPPGMNGLRLQLRSACVGRWKPLSGWSIEKGHYGPKPIRRIVPAGSVYFFEVLAGNPGAYIKDAWLRSVADEEQDRRDGFANALWGRWQR